ttggccatgaagTGTATGTTGTCAATATAATCCCAGTTGTTCCTGAATATCAAGCATAATAACATATTATTCCGAAATAATGTATTCCAATATATCCTAAAACGTGTTTAAATCACCTCATGAAGAATGTGTTTGTCCTCTTGTCCTCGTGTCCTCATGTCTATTTGTAATAGCTCAGAATGTGCCATTTGGCTGCCCAATAGGCATTCTCATGAGAGAACCATGTAAACACTGAGAACTGAGAACTGAGCAAATTAGACTGCATATCACTGAAAGATGTTATCTACGTTTTTGATTTCATTGATGTGTTTTCAATGTGTTTCTTATTTAAATGCTAGTTTTGCCGTATGGGCATAATTTGACTATAGCTTACTACAAATATACATTTCTTGTGTGTGTTGCGTGTGCACgtgtcagttcaatgtctaggtttgatttacatttggttgagttgtcaactaacgtgaattcaacgtgaaaaaAAATCGCCATGTTAAGATTTAGTTCATGGTTGGGTGAAAATATTACTTTTTGCAAATCTAATtcgttttccacattgattcaacctCAACACATTTGGTATTTTGGGTTGAAATGagatggaaacaatgttgattcaccCAGCTGTAACCTACCCAGTGGCGGGTTGCTGAGCATGATAGGCAGGTTCAGAGAGAACTTGTTTGTTCTTGGTCAGCAACTACGCCATCCAGAAAGGAACTTCCTTCCTTGATCAATCGAAAACATGGAGGGAGGCTTATATAAATGGGAGTTATCGGCCGTCTTAACGTTCATTCTCCTACTCAAACCATGCCTAATAGACGAGTAACCTACATCTAAATTATATGCGAAATTGTTATATTTCGTTTGAGGCGTAGGAGATTGTTTAAAGAAAATGGGAGATACAGTAGCAATACTCGTTGCCCTAACGTTCCTGTTGAGAGTGAACGGGGAATCGCCCCGTGTCGGATACTGCATGGGGAAGCAGTGCTTTGCCGTTTTCCAGGACCAAGCTAACTTTGGAACCGCTCAAAAACGTTGTGAGGAAAATAATAGTGGATATTTAATGACAGTTCGATCTTTGATATCACATAGCATCCTTTTAATATTACTTGGTATTCATACAGGAGATTATTGGATTGGTTTACATTTACCAAGCGGGCAATGCTCCGACGAAGCATCGTTTTTACGAGGGTACAGGTGGATAACTGGAGATAATGAAACCAAATTCCAGAACTGGGGGCGCTTTGATGATGTCTGTTCTTCAAAATGTATTTCGGTATCAAAATACGACTTTGTGTGGAAGGAACAACCATGCGAAAGTAAAGTAGATGGATATATTTGTGAATATAAACTTGACAAACCCTGCCAACATGTAATTGTAAAAGGGGACGATTCAGTTCTGTATGAGACCCCGTTGGGATTCAAGGGAGAGAACCTACTGACATTACCCATCGGAACCACTGCAACGCTCAAATCCATCGGGTCGAAGTATATCTGTCTATCTGAACAGTGGCTACAAGCACCGTGGAGTTGCGAGGTATTCAACGGCGGCTGTGCGCATGACTGTTCCTCAGTTAATACTATACCTGTATGCACATGCCCACCTGGAAAAACTCTCCAGGACAATAACGTCACATGTGAAGATGCGCAAAATGACCCCTGCCTTGACACAGGGTGCGCACATCTCTGCCAAAAAAAAAATGACAGCTACACTTGCATGTGTCACCATGGTTATGCACTGGCAGAAGATGGGAAGGAGTGCAAAGACATTGATGATTGTATCGATAATAGACAGTGCCCGGGACATAACATTAAGTGTGTCAATACTGTTGGTGGATTTAAATGCGAATGCCATCAGGGCTATGTGTTTGAAAATGACAAATGCGTAGATGAAGATGAGTGCTCCATGGGTCCATGTGACCACGAATGCACAAACACAATAGGCAGTTACAATTGCTCCTGTTGGGGTGGATTCATAAGAATGACAGAAGACACCAACCGGTGCCAATTAGTTTGTTTAGCAGAGTGTTCCCCAGAATGTGACCCAAGTACACCACATCATTGCAACTGTCCAAATGGTTACTTACTCGATGACAAAAATGGGAAGTCCGTTTGTGTTGACATAGATGAATGTGAGATGGGTGAGTGCCATCATAATTGTACAAATACGTACGGAGGTTACCTGTGTTCTTGTGATGAGGGGTTCCACTTGGTTGGCTTAAATGATTGTGTTGAGAGAGAACCGTCAAATGTTTCAGGTTTTACCATACCATTTACACCATTTGTCAAGCATCCAACTGAGCTCCCTTCCACTGTAAAGGCTGGGGGTCTTCTTGGAATTATAGTATGCATTGTCATTGTTATTTTGGTGATGGTTGTACTTATTCACCTGATACTAAAACGTCGAGGTAATTTAGACATTGCTTTCGAAAGCCAAGATTTTGGTAATCACGATTTGCAACAAGTCACAATGGATAAGTACAAAACATTATCATTTGACAGACAGTAGATATAGGACAATCAATATTTTGTTGGAAGACTTTGTCATTTTCATTGTCATTACTTTTTTACACGTCTGCAAAGGAGAATCAGATGTTTGAATGTTTAATATTGTTATTTCATACAGTTGTAGTAAACCTATCATAAATGTAATGGCTCCATAAGCATCTCATTACTGAAAATTCAGACCTGTCTAAGTGACCAAAGCCAATAACAAAGTAGGCCTATAACTTGCAAATTATAATCTCTtcttttatatatacactaccgttcaaaagtttgcggtcacttagaaatggccttgtttttgaaagaaaggcacatgttttgtccattaaaataccataaaattgatcagaaatacagtgtagacattgttaatgttgtaaatgacaattgtagctggaaacggcagatttttgatggaatatctacataggcccattatcagcaaccatcactcctgtgttctaatggcatgttgtgttagttaatccaagtttataattttaaaaggctaattgatcattagaaaaccctttttgcaattatgttagcacagctgaaaactgttgtactgattaaaaaagcaataaaactgtccttctttagactagttgagtatctggagcttcagcatttgtgggttcgattacaggctaaaaatggccagaaacaaataactttcttctgaaactcatcagtctattcttgttctgagaaatgaaggctagtccatgtaagaaattgccaagaaactgaagatctcgtacaacgctgtgtactactcccttcacagaacagcgcaaacggtctctaaacagaatagaaagaggagtgggaggccccggtgcacaactgagtaagaggacaagtacattagagtgtctagtttgagaaacatacgcctcacaggtcctcaactggcaacttcattaaatagtaccaaagctgtaaatagtcatttacaacattaacaatgtcttcactgtatttctgatcaatttgatgttattttaaaggaaaacatttgcttttctttcaaaaacaaggacatttctaagtgaccccaaacttttgaacagtagtgtatattaaATTGTCATTATTTGTGTGTCTTTTACGTTCTCACCACAATACCCAATCCTTTGTGAAGTGTGACCCCTTGTGGACTATGAAAGAGGCTGCTTTCTGATGACGCTTATTTATCCTTATCGCCTAATAGTCAGCCCTTTTTCATTGACTATAGCAAGGTTTCCAatcaattggcaacagattttcgTGTGAATATTCTAGAATCTGCACAAGGAAAATAtctgcattttcccaccagtggtatTTTTCCGCCTGCATTGCTTGCCatttagggttttaggctgggtttctgtacagcactttgagatatcagctgatgtaagaagggctatataaattcatttgatttgatttgatctcagtgctagaggcatcactacagaccctggttcgattccaggctgtatcacaaccggccgtgattgggagtcccatagggcggcatacAATTGGCCCAACAtcgcccgggttagggtttggccggggtaggccgtcattgtaaataagaatttgttcttaactgacttgcctagttaaataaaggttaaataaataaaataaaagtcaacaaagagctatttgaaaaatacattttttccctTTGTGTTTCAAGAGGACGGTTTGAACTTGTAAGACCACTGGACTATAAAAACTTAAATTAAAGTCAGTCATATTATTGTGTAATTAACTCTCAAACATGATTGCATAAGAACATTTCAGTCAGTTTCAGGGGAGGAGTTAATGAAAAACAGTGCTTCGAGTTACAGTATCTGCGAAGGGAGTAGCCTATCCGGTAAACAGGCTCGACGCGTATTTAGGTAAGCCACAACTATTACCTTTAGCTTAATGTTTACTCTAAGTGCATCGTGTATAGTTGTTGATAGATATCAGAGAACATTGTTTTGGGTGTCGTAGTTCACTTCAACAAATTAGATTATAGGCCTATGCCTACTTGAATGGTTACATTGCCCAAAGACAACTTTACTTATTGATGCACCAGTCTGCAACAATTGCTGTCATATTAAGACCTCACAGTTCTTTTAGATGACAACTTTATTAAATGTCAAATAATTGTAGCCTCCTTAAGTACATTTAAAGGGGGAAACTGGGATTGGTAGGCCTACATCCATTTTCTGATTCTTGAAGACCATACTGTATTTTATAAATTACTCACAAGTTTAGGTgtcttaccccatcagaacccaaaataaatagcttcaaaacatggttaaaactgtaATTACAatgtcatggatggtcagtccttgcattcaTAGTACTCTCTATTtgaaagtggttacatttctccagccccatccctcagttgTTTGACAAAAGAGTGTCACAGTTTTTGAAtctcagattgcccctttaaaacaATTTTACTGGACACATAATAGGTCTCATGATAATCGTTCAGCCACATCAAACGAGGCCATAATTATATTGCCCGAGGCACTCTCATTGGTTTACACACTTGGGGGTAGAAGTGATTCATTCGTATAATACAAACATCCTTATGTAAGCCTTGTGACACCTGACTAGAGTAAGGCTGTGTACCCAGCACACAAATAAAGTATTTTCATTATCAGGTTGGGACAGAAACCGTGGACTATGGATATTTCAATGCAAAGAGACAGTTAAATGTGAATTCCCTATAGCCAAGGATGTCTCATCTGAAGCGGATACTCTTAAGACTGATACAGCCAACAAAGTAATATATGGACTGTAGCCCTGTAATGTCATAACAATCACTTTAATTATTTTGTAATAATTTGCATTATTTTCTACTTTCTGTCAGGGGGATGATGAGGAACCTTATACTGCTGGTATCTTTGGAGTCTATCTGAAGGTGGTGAAATACACCCCAAGGTGCCCACTATATGGCTCTATAGCAGCTTGCACCAGCCAGTATCTACATCAGGTCCCTCTGCTGCCTCCATACATTACCATTGTGTATATGAGTGGAAACTACAGTGAGATCACTGAGACATCATTCTGTTGGCTTGAAGCGTTAAAGGAACTGAACCTCAGTTGGCAACGAGTCAATGGGCTTATTATAAGAACTAACACCTTTCAAAGGCTGGCAAACTTGGCAAAGCTCTATTTAGGACATAACTCAGGTTTACAGATCGAACCAAATGGGTTTGTGGGACTGTCTAACCTgaactctctctctatataattGTGACCTGACTGAATCTGTGTTACAAGGTGACTATCTCAGACCCCTGGTCTCCTTGGTATCGCTAGATCTGTATGGTAACCAGATGAAAGGAATTCAACCTGCACTGTTCTTTGTGAACACGACAGATTTCCAAGAGCTAAATGTTACCCTAAACAGGATGAAAAGCTTATGTGAGGATGATTTGCTTGGCTTTCAAGGCAAACACTTTCAGCTCCTTGACTTGAGCAGCATCCAACTGAATAGTATGACTCAACGTGGCTTTGACTGGAATATATGCAGAAATCCCTTACGGAACATGTCCATGGAGATACTTGACTTACCGTCCAATGGATTCAATGTGGACAAGGCAAAACTGTTTTTCAATGCAATCCGAGGGACCAAAATTCCCCATCTTATTCTGGAACACAGCACCATGGGAAAATCATTTTCTTTCAGCAACGTCAAAGACCCAGACAGGCAAACATTGAGGGCTTCAAGAATAGTGGTGTCAAGATTCTAGATTTGTCCAAATGCTTTATATTTACTTTGCAATATGCAGTATTCAGTCCACTGAGAGAGGTACAGGACATAACAATAGCCCAAAACAAAATTAACAAGATTGACAGGGATGAGGTTTTTGGCTGAACCTGTCACACAATCTTATAGGGGAAATCTATTCTTACACATTTGAAAATATTCCCAATATTTtaaaactacactgctcaaaaaaataaagggaacacttaaac
This portion of the Salvelinus fontinalis isolate EN_2023a chromosome 27, ASM2944872v1, whole genome shotgun sequence genome encodes:
- the LOC129825183 gene encoding thrombomodulin-like, coding for MGDTVAILVALTFLLRVNGESPRVGYCMGKQCFAVFQDQANFGTAQKRCEENNSGYLMTVRSLISHSILLILLGIHTGDYWIGLHLPSGQCSDEASFLRGYRWITGDNETKFQNWGRFDDVCSSKCISVSKYDFVWKEQPCESKVDGYICEYKLDKPCQHVIVKGDDSVLYETPLGFKGENLLTLPIGTTATLKSIGSKYICLSEQWLQAPWSCEVFNGGCAHDCSSVNTIPVCTCPPGKTLQDNNVTCEDAQNDPCLDTGCAHLCQKKNDSYTCMCHHGYALAEDGKECKDIDDCIDNRQCPGHNIKCVNTVGGFKCECHQGYVFENDKCVDEDECSMGPCDHECTNTIGSYNCSCWGGFIRMTEDTNRCQLVCLAECSPECDPSTPHHCNCPNGYLLDDKNGKSVCVDIDECEMGECHHNCTNTYGGYLCSCDEGFHLVGLNDCVEREPSNVSGFTIPFTPFVKHPTELPSTVKAGGLLGIIVCIVIVILVMVVLIHLILKRRGNLDIAFESQDFGNHDLQQVTMDKYKTLSFDRQ